One Pleuronectes platessa chromosome 9, fPlePla1.1, whole genome shotgun sequence genomic region harbors:
- the LOC128448559 gene encoding cyclin-dependent kinase-like 5 isoform X4: MTSFIGLLANQWQQSRKPDGPYIKPENLLISSDDTLKLCDFGFARNLSEGTDANYTEYVATRWYRSPELLLGAPYGKAVDMWSVGCILGELSDGQPLFPGESEIDQLFTIQKVLGPLPPEQMKLFYNNPRFHGLRFPAVNHPQTLERRYLGIIGGGLLDLLKNLLLLNPTERFLTDQSLNHHTFQTLRLVERPGPTTPTPVRSSKRKPHHGDNTTPSRSHGSKSSGSHRSSSREGSSLPRHEDLHPSNDSFLNGNMPTAINLSPTLHPKNYQPQIFNHSTSCSMDLASSNLPHLLSPGEAKGKGDFEKSLGSKGSDGPGAKYLKSNFRSQQNRHSFVEGKTNTLQSGDKHSRHSYMESHSSTPSSSKFAYLNLSKSYGTLSDAKSVGNLNDVHLYADEPTARYFPSSCLDLTAPSSPAARRVDRLGLGTASRGRERESNTLDSSYRRSSIRHKASEEAKSPDTLDPGESGVERTHGHSLSAPHDPVSYGQGYNSPFSSQQRPHRHSMYVRRDHQRTHGADEGLVVGQGMPTRASSLQLLSPQLQHRTLPHHSGGSSREEDMSRQTEQAPTEVIHSRPPIRDSTRDNSASFHTQRQKSEVGLYHDKQTEDGGSSKENRNIYSESMPRRVGSFYRVPSPRPDNSFHDSRGQSRGSGLSGDSSGLTNHSKRQQGFDPWTGPDTVVLSSSEPSKEKEKQGFFRAIKKKKKKSQMMEVPGGRPPVIKKCLFPLFSPKNNIKHSSNVRVLPVVSSPMVPTEGVDPVIQKSSRSSGHQSSRHRTRDKSRDRDRDRDKDWPPEKLSDSHSPSQPLKSLRKLLHLSSSSSNQTAPSDMRYQPLPNPASAQGGFSESRGHSGVSTPQLKSRQAAYPLPAQLESGWHTSALGRPEGNPYPEQMGIKGGQNGHGFGRPSRSRMPNLNDLKETAL; the protein is encoded by the exons ATGACATCGTTCATCGGG CTTTTGGCGAATCAGtggcagcagagcaggaaaccAGATGGCCCAT acATAAAGCCAGAAAACCTTCTCATCAGCTCTGACGACACCCTGAAGTTATGTGACTTTG GCTTTGCACGTAATCTCTCAGAGGGGACTGATGCCAATTACACAGAGTATGTGGCCACTAGATGGTACCGCTCTCCGGAGCTCCTGCTCGG GGCACCTTACGGGAAGGCGGTGGACATGTGGTCAGTGGGCTGCATCCTCGGAGAGCTGAGCGACGGACAGCCTCTGTTCCCAGGAGAGAGTGAGATTGACCAGCTCTTCACCATTCAGAAAGTGCTGGGACCCCTGCCACCAGAACAGATGAAGCTTTTCTATAACAACCCTCGCTTCCATGGGCTGCGG TTCCCTGCCGTGAACCACCCACAAACCCTGGAGCGCAGATACCTGGGAATCATTGGCGGAGGCCTGCTGGACCTGCTGAAG AACCTGCTGTTGCTGAACCCGACAGAGCGTTTTCTCACGGACCAGAGCCTCAACCACCACACCTTCCAGACACTCCGGCTGGTGGAGCGGCCAGGCCCAACAACACCGACGCCTGTACGCTCCTCCAAGAGAAAACCTCACCATGGAGACAACACCACCCCCAGCAG gagcCATGGGAGTAAGAGCTCAGGAAGCCATcgctccagcagcagagagggcTCCAGCTTGCCTCGGCATGAAGACCTCCACCCCAGCAATGACAGCTTTCTCAACGGCAACATGCCCACAGCAATCAACCTCAGTCCCACCCTGCATCCCAAGAACTACCAGCCGCAGATCTTTAACCATTCCACTTCGTGCAGCATGGACCTAGCCAGCAGCAACCTGCCTCACTTGCTCAGTCCCGGTGAGGCCAAGGGCAAGGGTGACTTCGAGAAGAGCCTGGGATCCAAGGGGTCAGACGGCCCCGGAGCCAAGTACCTCAAATCCAATTTCCGCTCGCAGCAGAACCGGCATTCCTTTGTGGAGGGTAAAACCAACACGCTTCAGTCAGGGGATAAACATAGTAGACACAGCTACATGGAGTCTCACAGCtccacaccctcctcctccaagtTTGCCTACCTAAACTTATCCAAGAGCTACGGTACGCTTAGTGATGCCAAGTCTGTGGGAAACTTAAATGATGTGCATCTCTATGCAGATGAGCCTACAGCGCGCTATTTTCCTTCAAGCTGCCTTGACCTCACAGCTCCGAGCAGCCCAGCAGCCCGCCGAGTCGACAGACTGGGACTCGGCACAGCTAGCCGAGGAAGGGAACGGGAAAGCAACACTCTGGACTCTTCCTACAGGCGCTCATCCATACGCCACAAGGCCTCAGAGGAGGCCAAGTCGCCAGATACCTTGGACCCTGGGGAAAGTGGCGTGGAACGGACCCACGGTCACTCTCTGTCCGCCCCACATGACCCTGTGTCTTACGGTCAGGGATACAATAGCCCTTTCTCCTCCCAGCAGAGGCCGCACCGTCACTCTATGTACGTAAGGAGGGACCACCAGAGGACACACGGGGCGGACGAGGGTCTGGTGGTGGGTCAGGGCATGCCTACCAGAGCCAGCAGCCTCCAGCTCCTTTCTCCACAGCTGCAGCACCGCACGCTGCCTCACCACTCTGGGGGCTCctccagagaagaagacatgagCAGG CAGACTGAACAGGCACCCACTGAGGTCATCCACAGCAGACCCCCAATAAGGGACTCGACCAGGGACAACTCTGCATCTTTTCACACACAACGGCAAAAAAGCGAG GTCGGCTTATATCATGACAAGCAAACAGAAGATGGAGGCTCCTCCAAAGAGAATCGTAACATCTACAGTGAATCCATGCCAAGGAGAGTGGGAAGCTTCTACAGAG TCCCTTCCCCCCGGCCAGACAACTCCTTTCATGATAGCAGGGGTCAGAGCCGGGGCTCTGGCTTGTCCGGGGACAGCAGCGGTTTGACGAACCACTCCAAACGGCAGCAAGGCTTTGACCCTTG gaCTGGCCCAGATACTGTTGTGTTGAGCTCCTCTGAGCCGtccaaagaaaaagagaagcaggGTTTCTTCAGAgcaataaagaagaaaaagaaaaaatcccaaATG ATGGAAGTCCCCGGTGGAAGGCCTCCTGTCATCAAGAAATGTCTTTTCCCTCTGTTTAGCCCAAAGAATAACATAAAGCATAGTTCCAATGTGAGAGTCCTCCCTGTAGTGTCGTCTCCCATG GTCCCCACTGAAGGGGTGGATCCAGTCATCCAGAAGTCGTCCAGGTCTTCAGGTCACCAGAGCAGCCGCCACAGGACCCGTGACAAGAGCAGAGACCGAGACCGAGACAGGGACAAGGACTGGCCCCCTGAGAAGCTGTCGGATTCACATTCTCCG AGTCAACCACTGAAGTCACTTCGCAAGCTCCTGCACctttcgtcctcctcctccaaccagACGGCGCCCTCTGATATGCGCTATCAGCCACTGCCTAATCCAGCCTCCGCTCAAGGTGGTTTCTCTGAGAGCCGGGGCCACTCAGGGGTCAGTACGCCCCAACTGAAGAGCCGACAGGCGGCCTACCCACTGCCTGCACAGCTGGAGTCCGGCTGGCACACGTCTGCCCTTGGCCGTCCCGAGGGAAACCCCTACCCAGAGCAAATGGGCATCAAGGGAGGCCAGAACGGGCACGGATTCGGACGCCCGTCCAGGTCTCGTATGCCAAACCTCAATGACCTGAAAGAGACGGCGCTGTGA